A stretch of the Oligoflexus sp. genome encodes the following:
- a CDS encoding universal stress protein: MNNAIWNPRRKAIVVGVSLDKREELLIQSAAALARKLESPLELVHATQPIFNYMGAGDVVVNPYYGYDRVINDMEDEEARKSLERIKQNLPSDLAIGLHV; the protein is encoded by the coding sequence ATGAACAACGCTATTTGGAATCCGCGACGCAAAGCGATAGTAGTGGGTGTTTCTTTGGATAAACGTGAGGAACTGCTGATTCAGAGCGCGGCGGCTCTGGCACGCAAACTGGAAAGTCCGCTGGAGCTGGTGCATGCCACGCAGCCCATTTTCAACTACATGGGTGCCGGTGATGTGGTCGTCAATCCGTATTATGGCTATGACCGCGTGATCAACGATATGGAGGATGAAGAGGCTCGGAAGAGTTTGGAACGCATCAAACAGAACCTGCCGTCCGACCTTGCTATCGGCCTGCATGTGG
- a CDS encoding 7TM diverse intracellular signaling domain-containing protein: MSLLTHLLQTLGILLLVLSGTGYGYSLQKGVADLRSWNPDETPLLKLSGETEFYWEQWILTDGITAAPAYMEIPAGWNFAHPYPAHGYASYRIRVLIDQPRELRILMESIYSSARIYIDGRLVTTFGKLGKTPETSVGKLRGSWDYSFTPRGNAFDIVVEVANFDIFFGGMITPVYLGTQESVRAHLQGLVAYGFFIVGTVFMMSFYHFGLFFLRRSDTSTLYYGLLCLFVGLYTLAGDTADTWGILLPTDLSVRVYVYNFSWILAFTSFVLYTKSLFPNDMSSRVVYSITGISLVYLVSIAILDVRTYVGSTQTYQFVGLYAIVYTCVVMFRAYRQKRDGIGIFFASVVILFAMALHDLIMLRGYYTHVPLAGLGVFIFTFCQSYLISARFSHAFERAETSEAEVRQLASTLEVRVEEQTREIRSIMQSIELGIFAIHGPQQLIHKDHSSYLKNILELDQLENQKALPLLFAQSNISDDQQHQVQSVVLATLGESVLNFELNKEAFPRSMIRYTREGEVRNFELGWNPIVNDADEVDKILVSVSDVTDLRKWEQEARHSAEELNMVAEVINIRESEFQRFIKSSQELLQQNVTLLTQKDAQLPLRELTKIILMNLHTVKGAARTLQFRGLADRIHQLEQATGDGVSLRDLLDEHHVLVRYIAEYQKLAVEKLGRTAENQIRIVLSAQQAVRAYTFIQDIHDAVLEPVRTALQNQLFTTLPELMQEILRNADSLARDLNKPKPILDFKAPLLLVDSRVDEILRHIFFHLIRNAMDHGIETAEERLKKGKNAAGTILLHIEESDDHLVFRLQDDGQGLRLQKIRELAVAQGLLPPARGMNPQAIAEQLFSLGISTAPHVTQISGRGLGMAAVARFIYESGGTLRIELLRSEPDRESYPFALFMSLPLDLFKRPVPEPSQAA, encoded by the coding sequence GTGAGTCTGCTTACGCATCTTCTGCAAACTCTGGGCATCCTGCTGCTCGTTCTCTCGGGAACGGGTTACGGTTACTCTTTGCAAAAAGGGGTTGCGGATCTGCGCTCGTGGAATCCTGACGAGACGCCTCTTCTGAAACTCAGCGGCGAAACCGAGTTCTACTGGGAACAGTGGATCCTGACCGATGGCATCACCGCAGCGCCGGCCTATATGGAAATTCCTGCGGGCTGGAACTTCGCCCACCCCTACCCGGCCCATGGTTATGCCAGCTACCGCATCCGCGTGCTCATCGACCAGCCGCGTGAACTCCGCATCCTTATGGAAAGCATCTATTCCAGCGCCCGCATCTATATTGATGGGCGCCTCGTCACGACGTTCGGCAAACTCGGAAAAACCCCGGAAACCAGCGTCGGCAAATTGCGTGGCTCATGGGACTATAGCTTCACACCACGCGGCAATGCCTTTGACATCGTGGTCGAGGTGGCGAACTTCGATATTTTCTTCGGCGGGATGATAACCCCCGTTTACCTGGGAACTCAGGAAAGCGTGCGTGCCCATCTGCAGGGACTCGTGGCCTATGGATTTTTCATCGTGGGCACCGTCTTCATGATGAGCTTCTATCACTTCGGTCTCTTCTTCCTGCGCCGCAGCGATACCTCGACTCTTTACTATGGCCTCCTTTGCCTCTTCGTGGGTCTATACACTCTGGCGGGAGATACGGCGGATACCTGGGGCATCCTGCTTCCCACTGATCTTTCCGTCCGCGTCTATGTCTATAACTTCAGTTGGATCCTCGCCTTCACATCGTTCGTGCTCTATACGAAGTCCCTCTTTCCCAACGATATGTCCTCGCGCGTCGTCTACAGCATCACCGGCATTTCCCTTGTTTACCTCGTGAGCATCGCAATCCTTGACGTGCGCACCTATGTGGGAAGCACCCAGACCTATCAGTTCGTGGGCCTCTATGCGATCGTCTATACCTGTGTCGTGATGTTCCGCGCCTACAGGCAGAAACGCGATGGCATCGGCATCTTCTTCGCCTCCGTCGTGATCCTCTTCGCGATGGCCCTTCATGATCTGATCATGCTCCGCGGTTACTATACTCACGTTCCGCTGGCCGGACTCGGGGTTTTCATTTTCACCTTCTGCCAGTCCTATCTGATTTCAGCGCGATTCTCGCATGCCTTCGAGCGGGCGGAAACATCGGAAGCGGAAGTCCGGCAACTGGCTTCCACTCTGGAAGTCCGCGTGGAAGAGCAGACCCGCGAAATCCGTTCGATCATGCAGTCGATCGAGCTGGGGATCTTCGCCATCCATGGACCGCAGCAGCTGATTCATAAGGATCATTCAAGCTATCTGAAGAATATTCTGGAACTGGATCAGCTGGAAAACCAGAAAGCGCTGCCGCTTCTTTTCGCCCAGAGCAATATCTCGGATGACCAGCAGCATCAGGTGCAGAGCGTGGTGCTGGCGACCCTGGGAGAATCCGTCCTGAACTTTGAATTGAACAAGGAAGCCTTCCCCCGCAGCATGATCCGCTATACGCGGGAAGGGGAAGTGCGGAACTTTGAATTGGGTTGGAATCCGATCGTGAATGATGCGGATGAAGTCGATAAGATCCTGGTCAGCGTCAGCGATGTCACCGACCTGAGGAAATGGGAGCAGGAGGCCCGGCATTCAGCGGAAGAGCTGAATATGGTGGCCGAGGTCATCAATATCCGCGAGAGCGAATTCCAGCGCTTTATCAAAAGCTCACAGGAACTTCTGCAGCAAAACGTGACACTGCTCACTCAAAAAGATGCGCAGCTTCCACTGCGGGAACTCACCAAGATCATTTTGATGAATCTTCATACAGTGAAAGGCGCCGCCCGCACTCTGCAATTCCGTGGCCTTGCCGACCGCATCCATCAGCTGGAGCAGGCGACCGGGGACGGTGTGAGCCTGCGGGACCTTCTGGACGAGCATCACGTTCTTGTGCGTTATATCGCCGAATACCAAAAGCTGGCCGTGGAAAAGCTCGGCCGGACAGCCGAGAATCAGATCCGCATCGTACTGTCCGCGCAGCAAGCCGTCAGGGCCTATACCTTCATCCAGGATATTCACGATGCCGTCCTGGAGCCCGTGCGGACGGCTCTGCAGAACCAGCTGTTCACCACCCTGCCTGAGCTGATGCAGGAGATCCTGCGCAACGCCGACTCGCTGGCCCGGGATCTGAACAAGCCCAAGCCCATACTTGATTTCAAAGCGCCTCTGCTGCTGGTTGACAGCCGCGTGGATGAAATTCTGCGGCATATCTTCTTCCACCTGATCCGCAATGCCATGGATCACGGTATAGAAACGGCCGAGGAACGCCTGAAAAAAGGCAAGAATGCAGCCGGCACCATCCTTTTGCATATTGAAGAGAGTGACGATCATCTCGTCTTCCGCCTTCAGGATGATGGTCAGGGCCTGCGTCTGCAGAAAATACGCGAGCTGGCCGTCGCCCAGGGCCTATTGCCGCCTGCACGCGGCATGAACCCACAGGCGATCGCGGAACAGCTCTTTTCCCTGGGCATCAGCACGGCACCGCACGTCACCCAGATCTCGGGCCGAGGACTCGGTATGGCTGCAGTTGCCCGGTTCATCTATGAGTCCGGGGGAACCCTGCGAATTGAACTCCTCCGCTCAGAACCTGATCGTGAAAGCTATCCCTTCGCACTCTTTATGAGTCTGCCGCTGGACCTCTTCAAGCGCCCTGTTCCCGAACCATCCCAGGCGGCATAG
- a CDS encoding rhodanese-like domain-containing protein, protein MDHTPGFLKIVAEAQKDVREITLDEVAHRLKPEKDFLLVDVREESEWNAGHLPMALHISKGVIERDIETKIPDLSTPIILYCGGGYRSILAAQSIQKMGYTRVLSMTGGFRGWTGKNFPVVQD, encoded by the coding sequence TTGGACCATACACCGGGATTTCTTAAGATCGTCGCCGAGGCCCAGAAGGATGTTCGGGAAATCACCCTGGATGAAGTCGCTCACCGATTGAAGCCAGAAAAGGATTTCCTGCTCGTGGATGTGCGTGAAGAATCGGAATGGAACGCCGGTCATCTGCCGATGGCCCTGCATATATCCAAGGGCGTGATTGAGCGGGATATTGAAACGAAAATTCCCGATCTCTCAACGCCGATCATTCTTTACTGCGGCGGCGGATATCGCTCGATTCTGGCCGCGCAGAGCATCCAGAAGATGGGCTATACGCGCGTCCTTTCCATGACGGGCGGATTCCGCGGGTGGACCGGGAAAAATTTTCCGGTCGTCCAGGACTAA
- a CDS encoding TolC family protein encodes MRHLSKKQGTLWVKCLALPLSLGCWGVSEARTLTLEEYLSQVRSSNQSMKSAQASIEATRQRENSSDLITTPQAFGQVAHTVDEKPPSSFLSGDKMEATSYSFGVQKIWSFGLQSQISYNVNQVELEREDIPTALGVGGNGALIPNPLAALNDESLKKFAEGRTQLDLVQPLWKNWLGREYDLTRETTQAKLSAQRQGEQYKIKAMLAQAEFIYWQLALATDAVRTQEGALVRFQKIRDWVKNRVNMSLADRADLLQAEAGLKARRFELEITERDRTSLQRTFNSLRSVPGDRLDADVMPISSRMLSDMSMAAGSIKRLDIEVARSLEKAAESEVQQWREKFKPDVSIFGSYAMNSRDDSLGTAASDAFKSDKPTMIIGVKFSTPLDRDLINRERQGLVKASESARLDREQKEFNARQEWEDLMRQLSDARTRLQLANEIESAQKQKLDYEKNRLERGRTTTYQILLFEQDYASAQLGTIKAKADILGIIAKLKSFGDAA; translated from the coding sequence ATGCGACATTTATCGAAAAAGCAGGGTACCCTTTGGGTCAAGTGTCTGGCTCTGCCCCTGTCCTTGGGATGCTGGGGCGTGAGCGAAGCGCGAACCCTGACGCTGGAAGAGTATCTGAGCCAGGTACGCAGCAGCAATCAGTCCATGAAGAGTGCGCAGGCCAGCATCGAGGCAACCCGTCAGCGCGAAAATTCCAGTGACCTGATCACAACACCGCAGGCCTTCGGTCAGGTCGCGCATACCGTCGATGAGAAGCCGCCCAGCAGCTTTCTATCCGGCGATAAAATGGAAGCCACGTCCTATAGCTTCGGCGTCCAGAAAATCTGGAGCTTTGGTCTGCAATCGCAGATTAGTTATAACGTGAATCAGGTGGAGCTGGAGCGCGAGGATATTCCCACTGCGCTAGGCGTCGGAGGCAACGGGGCGCTCATTCCGAACCCTCTGGCGGCTTTGAATGATGAAAGCCTGAAGAAATTCGCGGAAGGCCGGACCCAGCTCGATCTGGTGCAGCCGCTCTGGAAGAACTGGCTCGGCCGTGAGTATGATCTGACCCGTGAAACGACTCAGGCCAAACTCTCGGCGCAAAGACAGGGTGAGCAGTACAAGATCAAAGCGATGCTGGCCCAGGCGGAATTCATCTACTGGCAGCTGGCGCTGGCTACCGATGCCGTGCGCACCCAGGAAGGGGCTTTGGTCCGCTTCCAAAAAATTCGGGATTGGGTGAAAAATCGCGTGAATATGTCGCTCGCGGACCGCGCGGACCTTCTGCAGGCGGAAGCCGGTCTGAAAGCGCGGCGCTTCGAATTGGAAATCACCGAGCGCGATCGCACCTCGTTGCAGCGCACCTTCAATTCCTTGCGCTCCGTTCCGGGTGACCGTCTGGATGCGGATGTCATGCCGATCAGCTCGCGCATGCTGAGTGATATGAGCATGGCCGCCGGTTCCATCAAGCGCCTGGATATCGAAGTGGCCCGATCCTTGGAAAAAGCCGCGGAATCCGAAGTCCAGCAGTGGCGTGAAAAATTCAAGCCGGATGTCTCCATCTTCGGCAGCTATGCGATGAACTCGCGGGATGACTCCCTTGGTACCGCGGCCTCGGATGCCTTCAAGTCCGATAAACCCACGATGATCATCGGCGTGAAGTTTTCCACGCCGCTCGACCGTGACCTTATCAATCGCGAACGCCAGGGCCTTGTGAAAGCCAGCGAATCCGCCCGACTGGACCGCGAGCAGAAGGAATTCAATGCCCGCCAGGAGTGGGAGGATCTGATGCGTCAGCTGAGTGATGCCCGTACCCGGCTGCAGCTGGCCAATGAAATCGAAAGCGCACAGAAACAAAAACTCGACTATGAGAAAAATCGTCTGGAACGCGGTCGCACCACGACCTATCAGATCCTGCTTTTTGAACAGGATTATGCCAGTGCCCAGTTGGGCACGATCAAGGCGAAAGCTGACATCCTGGGCATAATCGCGAAACTCAAGTCGTTCGGAGATGCCGCATGA